Below is a window of Triticum urartu cultivar G1812 unplaced genomic scaffold, Tu2.1 TuUngrouped_contig_4307, whole genome shotgun sequence DNA.
AGGAAGAACAAGGAAGATGAACATTCAACCAGAACTGAAGGTTCCACAAGTGGATCTGTTGCATCTCCCATGCATACCCGAGTTGCACACAAATCGCCAGACAACCCTGCCCAAAACACAAGAAGCAAAAAGAGGCTGCACATGTGAACATTTGTGTGATTGTGACCTTATAAGATTGTGAACCTGGACCTGTTTATTTTGAACCTTATGTTGAATTTGGACCTTTTACTTCAAACTAGCAAGTGGATGTTATTCGGCCttaatgtatgtttgtgaacctgAGACACTTTGTGTGCTGAAAATCCAGGAAATGAACATtatgtttgcttgtgtgttggatgtTTTCAACCTTATGTACATGTGTCATGGTAAATTTATTTTTCAGAGAAATTTGGAGAACCATTTGTTGCTGCTGTTGCATGTACAACTCGAGTTTACTTGGTTTTTTAATAGCTATGCCAAGATGTCACGTAAGGATATGTACCATATCTCCATTCATAAATTAACTGATGACCTTGGGTGTAGTGGCTAGCCCGTGCGAGCGCCTCCTAGAGGCCTGGGGTTCGAACCCCTCTACTGCCTATTTTTTACATCCGGGGTTCGAAATGGAGCCAGGGGCATTTCGGTCATCTAGCGCGGTTAACGAGCCATTGACTAACGGTAACGTGAGAAAATGACATTTTTGAGTGTGGCTCTAACGAAACAATGGCATTTTTTAGCAGTGAAACATTTTAATGGCAAAAGTGAATAGTATGGCATAACTAGTGACAAAAGTGATAAAAACCCTTAGGGGTCATTCGGTTTGGAGGATTTCATAACATAGGAATTAGGACTAGTATAGGAATTTTATAGAATGGTACTTGCCACCCTAAGGAATTGGAGCCAGGGGCATTTTTTAGCAGTGAAACATTTTAATGGCAAAAGTGAATAGTATGGCATAACTAGTGACAAAAGTGATAAAAACCCTTAGGGGTCATTCGGTTTGAAGGATTTCATAACGTAGGAATTAGGACTAgtataggaattttataggatgGTACTTGCCACCCTAAGGAATTGGAGCCAGGGGCATTTTTTAGCAGTGAAACATTTTAATGGCAAAAGTGAATAGTGTGGCATAACTAGTGACAAAAGTGATAAAAACCCTTAGGGGTCATTCGGTTTGGAGGATTTCATAACGTAGGAATTAGGACTAgtataggaattttataggatgGTACTTGCCACCCTAAGGAATTGGCTCGCCTCGTTCCTACGCGTAAAATGAGCTTTGAGTGGATGTGTAATTTCCTCCAAAAACACAGGAAATGAATAATATTCCTACGAAATTCCTATACACATTTCCTACAAACCGAACGCATCTATAGGAAATTTTCCTTCGGGATCCTTGTTCCTATGTGTTTCCTATGAAAATCCTCCACACTCAATAGGCCCTTAAGTTTTTCTTGCTAGTTATGCACTTATGAACTTATCCAAGGTTTGGTGCAGAGTAACAAGGACCAAAACTAGAACCGGGAACTATGGTGCAACAACCATATTAAGAAAACAATCTTTCAACCAGTAGAAGCACAACTATTCGCATGACCAAGTCCTGGCCAATGGTGCACTGGCATATGAGTTGATTTGATTGATTCTCATCGTTGCCACTGCACACAAGTTGCAGCATCGTCCCCTGATTTCTCCGGCTACATACACGGAATGCCTGCCCATCTTTGTGATGATTGAAACGCAAACGTGTTGGGACTTGTTAAACCAGTGACTTTGACACTTTCCAGTGTACGGATGAAGCACAAAGAAACAAAAGGCAGTGCGTTCTAGGAACCGCGGTTTAACTCCAAATTGCAACATCTTGCAATAAGAAAGGAGTTCGTTATACTTGTATTATTAGCTTAAACGCAAGTAGTAGTAGGACTGTGCTCCTACGTAGGAGTATGACCAAGCCCCGGTCCAGCCAACATGTTTGTTGCAGAGTTGACTGCCACCTTATATAAACGGCCTGGAAGCAGACAGGCTCTGCATCACAACTTCAACTCCAGGAAGCGTCTTTCTCTGCACACAGACGAGACTGCGCCCACCCCAAGTTCACGGCTAGCTCACAAATCACAATGTCCAAGGTAATTAGTGACCATGTTCTTCCGTTTTGCTTACATGTCTAAAGGTGTACACTTTGTACTAAATGCTTGTGTTTTCACTTGTGAATGAATGACCTGCAGAAGATCGTGATCAGAGCTGATCTCATCGGCGAGAAGTGCAAGAGCAAGATCATGTCAATTGTTGCCAAGCTCGAGGGTACCTATCTTCCTTCCAAGTTCCAACCCACACTATCTTCTTCTTTACCAAATGTATGAAATTTCCAGGGATCAAGTCCATGGACATTGACCAGGACAAGTGCACGCTGACGGTGGTCGGCACCGTCGACCCGGTGCGCGTCGTGCAGAAGCTCAGGAAGTCGTGCTTCGCCGCGACCGTCGTCAGCGTGGACGACGACAAGCCGAAGGAGAAGAAGACCCCCTGCCAGGAGGCCTGCGAGAAGGCCTGGAAGGAGAAGTACGAGAAGGCCTGCGAAGAGAAGTGCGAGAAGGCTTGCAAGGAGCCGTGCTGCGACGACTGCAACAAGGGGACGCCGTCGTACGGCTATGGGTACCGCTGCACGCCGGGCTGCCACTCCAGCCCCTGCGGCCTGCCCAGCTGCCACTACTACAGCAATGGCTACCACGGCTACGGCGTGCGCgcgccgccggcgccgccactGGGATACGCCTGCTATGAGGAGCAGTCACGCGGAGGCGGAGGAGAATGCGGCATCCAGTAAGCCGTGGATTCGTCATCGTCGTCCTGCAGGAGTGTGTATGGCCGTGTCGTTGGAGTTCTCTTTTCGTACAGTGATGATTCCTTTTCCTCTGTGACACGACGGCTTACTTCCGGTTTGATGCTTCAGTCTGCCTATATACTACTAGTGTATAAGTATAATAAAAGCTCATGTCGGCCAGCATTTCTATTTGTAGATACTGATGGTTACCTTATGAATTTATATTGGTGGTTCAAAGTTCACTCCGCCTATGCGAAAGGGCAAATCAAAAGGAACTTATTTAAAATAAAATGAGCTGAAATAAGGCAGTGTGCAGTGTGCAGACGGCTTAATCCAGACAGAATTGACCCAAACTGGATGACAGGAGAACTACCACAGAAGATGGATGCACTGGTAAAACGAAATCACATGAGTTTGAAGGATCATACTGTTTTCAATTTCATCTCTCTTCTCATTCTTTGGTCATTACAAATCTCCAGATTCAAAACCCTACACTGCATTTATCGAATTATACGACTGACCGCATCAGAGAATAAAGTGAGCTACAAGGGATGACAAACTTTGATCATCATCCCATCTACAGATCAAAGTTCATCTCTAACCTTATGATGATGACTACTACATGCAACTAAGCGACCCCAAGTGGCCGAGCCTATAAATGAGAAGCACACCACGAACTCTGTATGTATGCCTTTTCCAATGCCGCATTGACAGTAAACAAGGAGTACTCACTACTCTTTAGAGAAAAATGTTACCTCCGAATCGGAGAGTTTTACAGCACACATATGAGGTAATCAGCTTCCTAATGACCTGAGTTCTTGTAGCGCCGTCATGACCTGCTCCCGGACAAGCTCGAGCCTCTTGAGGTAGACCTCCAGCTCAAGGATCTGCTGCTGCCTCCACTTCTCATCACCGGGCGCCCGAGGGCTCAGTCCAGCCACCCCAAGACCAGCGCCAAGAATATCAGCACCCCCGAATTCCATGCCCAAGCCCAATCCTAGTCCGGTCTGCCCAGGAACAGCAACCGAGCTGATGAGCTCCTTGAGCAGCGGTGACAGGATGCTCCGGACATCAGCTTCAGTGGGGCCATTGGCTGTCACTG
It encodes the following:
- the LOC125527640 gene encoding heavy metal-associated isoprenylated plant protein 39-like, with the protein product MSKKIVIRADLIGEKCKSKIMSIVAKLEGIKSMDIDQDKCTLTVVGTVDPVRVVQKLRKSCFAATVVSVDDDKPKEKKTPCQEACEKAWKEKYEKACEEKCEKACKEPCCDDCNKGTPSYGYGYRCTPGCHSSPCGLPSCHYYSNGYHGYGVRAPPAPPLGYACYEEQSRGGGGECGIQ
- the LOC125527642 gene encoding probable transcription factor At3g04930 encodes the protein MLTDAAHEPAITAFESSVPVIAQPPPVPAAPLPPYPVTANGPTEADVRSILSPLLKELISSVAVPGQTGLGLGLGMEFGGADILGAGLGVAGLSPRAPGDEKWRQQQILELEVYLKRLELVREQVMTALQELRSLGS